In a genomic window of Wyeomyia smithii strain HCP4-BCI-WySm-NY-G18 chromosome 1, ASM2978416v1, whole genome shotgun sequence:
- the LOC129717612 gene encoding uncharacterized protein LOC129717612, whose amino-acid sequence MSTKLLASMERRIHKLKASMAFKACLYIDPRFNFAGSGRLSQSDKKEAQEYLIALNDRLDNLEGSREAPKTNVETIANRGFVEDYLMDFFNEGSQDTVSSTSMSNSSTEPLLFNLLKLENREKVNITVGDPLPSSSSSNNSDQNNTCITNKSQHGTSAVQPAISISTSSRFDIIQYWKKGNIQTPAYIVWQW is encoded by the exons ATGTCAACAAAACTATTGGCATCAATGGAGAGAAGAATCCATAAGCTGAAAGCAAGCATGGCTTTTAAAGCCTGTCTATACATCGATCCCCGCTTCAACTTTGCTGGATCCGGTCGACTAAGTCAAAGCGACAAAAAAGAAGCACAA GAATATCTCATCGCATTAAACGATCGGCTAGATAACTTAGAAGGCTCACGAGAGGCACcaaaaacaaacgttgaaacaATTGCCAACAGAGGATTTGTTGAAGATTACCTGATGGACTTCTTTAATGAAGGAAGCCAAGATACGGTTTCATCTACTTCAATGAGTAACTCATCGACTGAACCTTTGTTGTTTAATCTGTTGAAAttagaaaatagagaaaaagTTAACATCACAGTCGGCGACCCATTACCATCATCCAGTAGCTCCAACAATTCTGACCAAAACAACACATGTATAACAAATAAATCCCAACATGGTACATCTGCAGTTCAACCAGCAATTAGCATTTCTACATCATCCCGTTTCGATATTATTCAATATTGGAAAAAAGGAAATATTCAAACCCCCGCATATATCGTTTGGCAATGGTAG